The following are encoded together in the Leguminivora glycinivorella isolate SPB_JAAS2020 chromosome 18, LegGlyc_1.1, whole genome shotgun sequence genome:
- the LOC125235833 gene encoding uncharacterized protein LOC125235833 isoform X2 yields MTPSIRVSPTAIVLVRSGNGTYVKARSLLDTGAACSIVKKSFADEVGLHQQFNGTNIFGIGDQKVNVPGTIAKVVFRPVGKIVPIISVIATVMYTVTGNIPYVNAYLKGHLDATQLKLADPKFDVSQDVDIIFGLDILNYIYTGSKILTNIPGVEAYGTCFGHVLMGALWKHPADISTKQLRGTSVEDYGVHATRLEEVLEKFWKVEQPPEDPVEHPEHVECERLYTSNTTRMPDGKYMVRLPLLTDRPALGESRAIAARRFYSLEAKLAKNPVFAEKYRDFMREYESLGHMSKSNYQFDSEHFIIPHHGIFKRDSDKLRVVFNGASQSSNGISVNQCLHSGKPLQNDITKILLNFRRHQFVFTADIRMMFRQTWIHPDDRRYQLILWREDPSQDLQISRCVALPGSVSYSLHGFGDASEMGYGACVYLRTADAAGNVMVRLIIAKTRVASKKTKQTIPKNELNAAHMVYKLLNHAAAAYEDELDIDSINAWSDSKITLCWLNTKPHLLQTFECNRVQDIQQSKRLMTWRYVRGELNPADVASRGTTAKRLLKCKLWWSPDWLLEEESQWPTMPVTMSPELPGFKQLVHVVAEEQSWEDCLLSRVSSYSKLINVTSYILRFCKNIRLPKQQRNLNQTLSIDENRAATSHWIKKVQLDAYKDEAILLKKGKLVCKSLQKLSVFVDEDQFIRVGGRLRNSSLRYEAKHPLLIPKDHRWTQLLMQHYHRIHYHASTSALINILRQRYWIPSARRQVARVIHSCTPCFRFSATEQAPFMADLPADRVTAARPFSGVATDFAGPYLVKASQLRNAKSVKAYLCVFVCLGTKAVHLELVSSLSTEAFIAAFTRFVSRRGLPSLVRSDQGTNFKGASSYLREVNQFLLDHETVLADEFRRQDVRWEFNPPGAAHMSGLVEAAVKSSKNLLKREIGDRILTFELLYTAFCRIEAVLNSRALVPMSEDPCDLEILSPGHFLIGQPLVSLPEPSWKDTNMSRLSHFQFVQAITQKFWAKYYFEYLNNLQSRNKWNRHVPNVAINDLVLIKDDNTPPLQWRRGRVIQIFKGSDDVVRSVKLKTQGGELVRPVVKLCKLPMEL; encoded by the exons ATGACGCCATCCATCCGTGTCAGTCCTACAGCCATTGTTCTTGTTAGATCAGGTAATGGTACTTACGTTAAGGCTAGATCTTTGCTGGATACCGGCGCGGCTTGCTCCATAGTAAAGAAATCATTTGCAGATGAAGTAGGTTTGCACCAACAGTTTAATGGTACTAATATATTTGGAATCGGTGATCAAAAGGTCAATGTCCCCGGGACAATAGCAAAGGTAGTATTCAGGCCGGTAGGAAAAATAGTTCCGATAATTAGCGTTATAGCTACAGTTATGTATACAGTTACTGGGAATATTCCATATGTAAATGCATACCTCAAGGGTCACTTAGATGCGACGCAGCTCAAGTTGGCAGACCCAAAGTTTGATGTATCTCAAGATGTAGATATCATTTTTGGACTGGATATACTCAATTATATATATACAGGCTCAAAGATTCTCACTAACATTCCAGGTGTGGAGGCCTATGGAACGTGCTTTGGCCATGTACTGATGGGTGCTTTGTGGAAGCATCCCGCTGACATCTCAACGAAGCAGCTGAGAGGGACGTCCGTAGAGGACTATGGAGTCCATGCGACACGCCTCGAGGAGGTACTTGAGAAGTTCTGGAAGGTCGAGCAGCCTCCAGAGGATCCGGTGGAGCATCCGGAGCATGTCGAATGTGAAAGGTTGTATACCTCCAATACTACACGTATGCCTGACGGCAAATACATGGTACGGCTGCCCTTATTGACAGACAGACCCGCACTCGGTGAGTCGAGGGCCATTGCCGCACGCAGGTTTTATTCATTAGAGGCGAAGCTAGCCAAGAATCCAGTCTTTGCTGAGAAATACAGGGATTTCATGCGAGAATATGAGTCATTAGGACATATGTCGAAATCAAACTATCAATTTGATTCAGAACACTTTATAATTCCACATCATGGTATTTTTAAGAGGGATTCTGATAAGCTCAGAGTGGTATTCAATGGGGCATCTCAAAGTAGCAATGGAATATCTGTAAATCAGTGTCTTCACTCAGGAAAGCCGCTCCAGAATGATATTACCAAGATATTGTTGAATTTCAGACGACACCAGTTTGTCTTCACGGCCGACATCCGCATGATGTTCAGGCAGACGTGGATACACCCCGACGATAGGCGCTATCAGCTGATCCTGTGGCGTGAGGATCCGTCGCAGGACCTACAG ATCTCTCGATGCGTCGCGCTACCGGGATCGGTATCATATTCACTCCACGGTTTTGGAGATGCGTCTGAGATGGGCTACGGAGCGTGCGTATACCTCCGGACAGCAGACGCCGCTGGAAACGTCATGGTACGACTAATTATAGCTAAGACTAGAGTTGCGTCGAAAAAGACCAAGCAAACCATTCCAAAGAATGAGCTAAACGCGGCTCATATGGTTTATAAATTGCTGAATCACGCCGCAGCGGCCTATGAAGATGAACTTGATATTGATAGCATAAATGCATGGTCCGATAGCAAGATAACGTTGTGTTGGTTAAACACTAAGCCACACCTGCTCCAAACATTTGAATGTAATAGAGTACAAGACATTCAACAGTCGAAGCGACTAATGACATGGCGCTATGTCCGGGGTGAGTTGAACCCGGCCGACGTCGCGTCGCGGGGAACCACAGCGAAAAGGCTCCTCAAGTGCAAGCTGTGGTGGTCACCAGACTGGCTACTCGAGGAGGAATCTCAGTGGCCAACGATGCCAGTCACCATGTCACCTGAGCTGCCAGGGTTCAAACAATTGGTACATGTCGTCGCTGAAGAGCAGTCATGGGAAGACTGCCTACTATCCAGAGTGAGCTCTTATAGTAAGCTCATAAATGTAACGTCATACATTTTACGGTTTTGCAAGAATATTCGTTTGCCGAAGCAGCAACGAAACTTGAACCAGACCCTGTCTATAGATGAAAATCGTGCCGCTACGAGCCACTGGATCAAGAAGGTCCAGTTGGATGCATACAAGGATGAAGCCATCTTACTGAAAAAAGGAAAATTAGTATGCAAGTCTCTCCAGAAATTAAGCGTCTTCGTAGATGAAGACCAGTTTATTCGAGTCGGCGGCCGACTCCGTAATTCAAGCCTGCGCTATGAAGCGAAGCACCCATTGCTTATTCCGAAGGATCATAGATGGACTCAGTTGTTGATGCAACATTATCACCGAATACATTATCACGCATCGACAAGTGCGCTGATTAATATATTGAGACAGCGGTATTGGATCCCGTCAGCGAGACGTCAGGTTGCTCGCGTCATCCACAGCTGTACCCCATGCTTCAGGTTCAGCGCGACCGAGCAGGCGCCGTTCATGGCCGACCTGCCCGCCGACCGTGTCACGGCCGCGCGTCCATTTTCCGGCGTTGCAACGGATTTTGCTGGCCCTTATCTGGTTAAGGCCAGCCAACTTAGGAATGCTAAATCAGTTAAAGCTTACCTGTGTGTTTTTGTATGCCTAGGTACCAAGGCAGTGCATCTAGAGCTCGTCTCGTCGCTGAGCACCGAGGCTTTCATCGCTGCGTTCACACGGTTTGTCAGTCGACGAGGGCTGCCCTCCCTCGTCCGTAGTGATCAAGGTACGAATTTTAAAGGTGCTAGCTCATACCTCCGTGAGGTTAATCAGTTCTTACTTGACCATGAAACCGTCCTGGCGGATGAGTTTCGTCGTCAAGACGTGCGCTGGGAATTCAACCCTCCAGGCGCTGCCCACATGTCTGGATTAGTCGAAGCGGCCGTAAAGAGTAGTAAGAATCTGCTTAAACGGGAAATAGGAGATCGGATCCTAACCTTTGAATTACTGTATACGGCCTTCTGTCGGATAGAAGCGGTTCTTAATTCTCGAGCGCTGGTTCCAATGTCAGAGGATCCTTGTGACCTGGAAATTCTCAGTCCAGGTCATTTTTTGATTGGTCAGCCGTTAGTTTCATTACCTGAACCTTCATGGAAGGACACAAATATGTCACGGTTATCACATTTCCAATTTGTACAAGCTATAACTCAGAAATTTTGggctaaatattattttgagtATTTGAACAATTTACAATCACGTAATAAATGGAATAGGCATGTACCTAATGTTGCAATTAATGATTTAGTCCTAATTAAAGATGACAATACGCCACCTCTACAATGGCGTAGGGGTAGAGTAATACAAATATTCAAAGGATCCGACGATGTTGTCAGATcggtaaaattaaaaactcaggGAGGCGAACTCGTTCGTCCTGTTGTTAAATTATGTAAATTGCCCATGGAACTGTAA
- the LOC125235833 gene encoding uncharacterized protein LOC125235833 isoform X5 has product MTPSIRVSPTAIVLVRSGNGTYVKARSLLDTGAACSIVKKSFADEVGLHQQFNGTNIFGIGDQKVNVPGTIAKVVFRPVGKIVPIISVIATVMYTVTGNIPYVNAYLKGHLDATQLKLADPKFDVSQDVDIIFGLDILNYIYTGSKILTNIPGVEAYGTCFGHVLMGALWKHPADISTKQLRGTSVEDYGVHATRLEEVLEKFWKVEQPPEDPVEHPEHVECERLYTSNTTRMPDGKYMVRLPLLTDRPALGESRAIAARRFYSLEAKLAKNPVFAEKYRDFMREYESLGHMSKSNYQFDSEHFIIPHHGIFKRDSDKLRVVFNGASQSSNGISVNQCLHSGKPLQNDITKILLNFRRHQFVFTADIRMMFRQTWIHPDDRRYQLILWREDPSQDLQVPRQCI; this is encoded by the exons ATGACGCCATCCATCCGTGTCAGTCCTACAGCCATTGTTCTTGTTAGATCAGGTAATGGTACTTACGTTAAGGCTAGATCTTTGCTGGATACCGGCGCGGCTTGCTCCATAGTAAAGAAATCATTTGCAGATGAAGTAGGTTTGCACCAACAGTTTAATGGTACTAATATATTTGGAATCGGTGATCAAAAGGTCAATGTCCCCGGGACAATAGCAAAGGTAGTATTCAGGCCGGTAGGAAAAATAGTTCCGATAATTAGCGTTATAGCTACAGTTATGTATACAGTTACTGGGAATATTCCATATGTAAATGCATACCTCAAGGGTCACTTAGATGCGACGCAGCTCAAGTTGGCAGACCCAAAGTTTGATGTATCTCAAGATGTAGATATCATTTTTGGACTGGATATACTCAATTATATATATACAGGCTCAAAGATTCTCACTAACATTCCAGGTGTGGAGGCCTATGGAACGTGCTTTGGCCATGTACTGATGGGTGCTTTGTGGAAGCATCCCGCTGACATCTCAACGAAGCAGCTGAGAGGGACGTCCGTAGAGGACTATGGAGTCCATGCGACACGCCTCGAGGAGGTACTTGAGAAGTTCTGGAAGGTCGAGCAGCCTCCAGAGGATCCGGTGGAGCATCCGGAGCATGTCGAATGTGAAAGGTTGTATACCTCCAATACTACACGTATGCCTGACGGCAAATACATGGTACGGCTGCCCTTATTGACAGACAGACCCGCACTCGGTGAGTCGAGGGCCATTGCCGCACGCAGGTTTTATTCATTAGAGGCGAAGCTAGCCAAGAATCCAGTCTTTGCTGAGAAATACAGGGATTTCATGCGAGAATATGAGTCATTAGGACATATGTCGAAATCAAACTATCAATTTGATTCAGAACACTTTATAATTCCACATCATGGTATTTTTAAGAGGGATTCTGATAAGCTCAGAGTGGTATTCAATGGGGCATCTCAAAGTAGCAATGGAATATCTGTAAATCAGTGTCTTCACTCAGGAAAGCCGCTCCAGAATGATATTACCAAGATATTGTTGAATTTCAGACGACACCAGTTTGTCTTCACGGCCGACATCCGCATGATGTTCAGGCAGACGTGGATACACCCCGACGATAGGCGCTATCAGCTGATCCTGTGGCGTGAGGATCCGTCGCAGGACCTACAG GTACCAAGGCAGTGCATCTAG